Proteins encoded together in one Lathyrus oleraceus cultivar Zhongwan6 chromosome 5, CAAS_Psat_ZW6_1.0, whole genome shotgun sequence window:
- the LOC127087826 gene encoding 3-ketoacyl-CoA synthase 10, translated as MATNERDMFSAEIVNRGIESSGPNAGSLTFSVRVRRRLPDFLQSVNLKYVKLGYHYLINHGVFLFTVPILLLVFSAEVGTLSKEDLWKKIWEDASYDLASVLSSLAVFVFTFSLYFMSKPRPIYLVDFSCYQPDDELKVSRDQFIELARSSGKFDKESLEFQKRIVMSSGIGDETYIPKSIASSENTATMKEGRAEASMVMFGALDELFEKTGIRPKDVGVLVVNCSIFNPTPSLSAMIINHYKMRGNILSYNLGGMGCSAGIIAVDLARDILQSNPSNYAVVVSTEMVGFNWYQGKERSMLIPNCFFRMGCSAVLLSNRRRDYSRAKYRLEHIVRTHKGADDRSFRCVYQEEDDQKFKGIKISKDLIEIGGEALKTNITTLGPLVLPFSEQLIFFATLVWRNLFGGGKKSDKNSSSSSSSNKPYIPNYKLAFEHFCVHAASKAILDELQKNLELSDKNMEASRMTLHRFGNTSSSSIWYELAYMEAKEKVKRGDRVWQLAFGSGFKCNSAVWRSMGRVAKPTSRNPWLDCINAYPAQLN; from the exons ATGGCTACTAACGAACGTGACATGTTCTCAGCTGAGATTGTGAACCGTGGGATCGAATCCTCGGGCCCGAACGCCGGTTCATTGACGTTCTCGGTGAGGGTTCGAAGACGGTTACCGGACTTTCTTCAGTCTGTTAACCTTAAGTATGTCAAATTAGGTTACCATTATCTTATAAACCATGGTGTTTTTTTGTTCACTGTGCCAATTCTACTGTTGGTGTTTAGTGCTGAGGTTGGTACTTTGAGTAAAGAAGATCTTTGGAAGAAGATTTGGGAAGATGCAAGCTATGATCTTGCTTCTGTTCTCTCTTCTCTTGCTGTTTTTGTTTTCACTTTCTCTCTTTACTTCATGTCAAAGCCTCGTCCTATTTATCTCGTTGATTTTTCATGCTATCAACCAGATGATGAACTCAAG GTATCAAGGGACCAATTCATAGAGCTAGCAAGATCATCAGGAAAATTTGACAAAGAAAGTCTAGAATTTCAAAAAAGGATTGTAATGTCATCAGGAATAGGAGATGAAACCTACATTCCAAAATCAATAGCATCAAGTGAAAACACAGCAACAATGAAAGAAGGTAGAGCTGAAGCCTCAATGGTGATGTTCGGAGCACTTGATGAACTCTTTGAGAAAACCGGAATTAGGCCAAAAGATGTTGGTGTTCTTGTTGTAAATTGCAGCATATTCAATCCAACACCATCTCTGTCAGCTATGATTATAAATCATTATAAGATGAGAGGAAACATTCTGAGCTATAATCTTGGTGGTATGGGTTGTAGTGCTGGAATTATTGCTGTTGATTTGGCTAGGGATATTCTTCAATCTAACCCTAGTAATTATGCTGTTGTTGTGAGTACTGAAATGGTTGGGTTCAATTGGTATCAAGGAAAAGAAAGATCTATGCTGATTCCTAATTGTTTCTTTCGTATGGGCTGTTCCGCGGTGTTGCTCTCTAATCGTCGTCGCGATTATAGCCGCGCGAAGTATCGTCTTGAACACATTGTTCGTACTCATAAAGGCGCTGATGATCGCAGTTTCAG GTGTGTGTACCAAGAGGAAGATGATCAGAAGTTCAAGGGAATTAAGATAAGCAAAGACTTGATTGAAATCGGCGGCGAAGCTTTGAAAACCAACATCACAACCCTAGGGCCATTAGTCCTACCATTTTCTGAACAGCTTATTTTCTTTGCGACTTTAGTTTGGAGGAACTTATTTGGTGGAGGCAAAAAGTCTGATAAGAATTCATCATCCTCATCCTCATCAAACAAGCCCTACATTCCTAACTACAAACTGGCTTTCGAGCATTTCTGCGTGCATGCTGCAAGCAAAGCGATTCTGGACGAGCTTCAAAAGAATCTCGAACTGAGTGACAAAAACATGGAAGCTTCGAGAATGACGCTGCACCGATTCGGCAACACTTCTAGCAGCAGCATTTGGTATGAACTTGCTTATATGGAAGCTAAGGAGAAAGTTAAAAGAGGAGACCGTGTTTGGCAACTTGCATTTGGTTCTGGTTTCAAGTGTAACAGTGCTGTTTGGCGTTCTATGGGGCGTGTTGCAAAACCTACTTCAAGAAACCCTTGGCTTGACTGCATCAATGCATATCCTGCTCAACTCAATTGA